TCACTCAATTGCAAGGACTGCGGCGCGGAGTTTCTGTTTACCGGGCGTGAGCAAGAGTTTTACGCCGAACGCGGATTCCAAAACGAGCCCAGCCGTTGCAAGCCCTGTCGCGACAGCCGCAAGCGTAACGACAACGGCGGCTCTATGTCCC
The sequence above is a segment of the Selenomonadales bacterium genome. Coding sequences within it:
- a CDS encoding zinc-ribbon domain-containing protein, yielding MYQDKSLNCKDCGAEFLFTGREQEFYAERGFQNEPSRCKPCRDSRKRNDNGGSMS